From Deltaproteobacteria bacterium, one genomic window encodes:
- a CDS encoding flagellar basal body P-ring protein FlgI, producing MIQPLKVWILLLGMLLLPGFAFGARIKDLVNIEGVRDNQLLGYGLVIGLDGTGDDTSTIFTNQSLASMLQRLGVTVNPAKVKGIKAENVASVMVTTTLPPFARNGNRLDIKISSIGNASSLRGGTLLMTPLKGPDGKVYAVAQGEVSVGGFSFGGASGGGVQKNHPTVGVISGGALVEREVPMTVFHQGRIRAALRTADFCTANRIAKAVNQYFGAHTANALDGGTLEVMLPKDFQNNPVSFISRLEAIDVAPDTYARVVLNERTGTVVMGEHVRISTVAISHGNLSIEIKERVGVSQPRALASGKTVTVPDTTVKVSEEKRKLMLVPAGVSIGEVVRGLNSIGVSPSDLIAIFQAIKAAGALQAELKII from the coding sequence ATGATCCAGCCTCTTAAAGTGTGGATACTGTTGTTGGGGATGCTGTTACTTCCGGGGTTCGCTTTCGGTGCGCGCATCAAGGATCTGGTGAACATCGAAGGGGTCCGGGATAACCAGTTGTTGGGGTACGGCCTGGTGATCGGGTTGGACGGCACGGGGGATGATACCTCCACGATCTTCACCAACCAGAGCCTGGCCAGTATGCTCCAGCGTCTTGGGGTAACGGTGAACCCCGCTAAGGTGAAGGGGATCAAGGCGGAGAATGTCGCTTCCGTGATGGTGACGACGACGCTTCCTCCTTTTGCCCGGAATGGCAACCGGCTGGATATCAAGATCTCCTCCATCGGGAATGCGTCAAGTCTGCGGGGGGGGACCCTTCTCATGACGCCGTTGAAAGGACCTGACGGTAAGGTTTACGCCGTAGCACAGGGGGAGGTTTCGGTCGGTGGTTTCTCTTTTGGGGGTGCGTCGGGCGGAGGAGTACAGAAAAACCATCCCACCGTCGGCGTCATCTCCGGCGGGGCACTGGTCGAACGGGAGGTGCCGATGACCGTTTTTCATCAGGGACGCATTCGTGCAGCCCTGCGGACTGCTGATTTCTGTACCGCAAACCGGATTGCTAAAGCCGTCAATCAGTACTTTGGAGCGCATACGGCGAATGCTCTTGATGGTGGAACACTGGAGGTGATGCTGCCGAAAGACTTTCAGAACAATCCGGTCTCCTTTATTTCCCGCCTGGAAGCGATTGATGTGGCTCCTGATACCTATGCCCGTGTCGTCCTGAATGAGCGGACCGGAACGGTCGTTATGGGGGAACACGTACGGATCTCAACGGTGGCCATTTCCCACGGAAATCTCAGTATTGAGATCAAGGAACGGGTCGGTGTTTCCCAACCGAGGGCACTGGCCTCGGGGAAGACCGTGACGGTTCCGGATACGACGGTTAAGGTCTCGGAGGAAAAGAGAAAGTTGATGCTCGTTCCTGCCGGGGTCAGTATCGGTGAGGTCGTGCGGGGCCTGAATTCCATCGGGGTCTCCCCTTCGGACTTGATCGCTATTTTTCAGGCCATCAAGGCGGCGGGGGCCTTGCAGGCGGAACTGAAGATTATTTAG
- a CDS encoding flagellar basal body L-ring protein FlgH, with protein MMRRYLLILFMIFMAGCAGTTRLFHKSLREKAKMPTPIVQTPVVSAPAQATGSLWTGESNRNMLFVDNKARTVNDIVTIDIVESSTATKKASTKLGRSSQISAGMPHLFGQETRLDSRLSRLQTSNGAGTTSANALDLANILGASTKNDFDGSGETTRSGKLSGKMTAIVTEVLPNGNLKIRGRRLVTVNGEEQIMVLTGTVRPDDISAQNIILSTFIADASISYYGMGVVGDKQRPGWLARGFDKFWPF; from the coding sequence ATGATGCGGAGATATCTTCTGATTTTGTTCATGATATTCATGGCGGGGTGTGCCGGAACAACCCGGCTGTTTCACAAATCACTTCGCGAAAAAGCAAAAATGCCGACGCCGATTGTGCAGACCCCGGTTGTGTCGGCCCCGGCTCAGGCTACCGGATCTCTCTGGACGGGGGAATCGAATCGGAACATGCTTTTTGTCGACAACAAGGCCCGGACGGTCAATGATATTGTGACGATTGATATTGTGGAAAGTTCTACAGCGACCAAAAAGGCATCAACCAAACTTGGCCGTTCCTCGCAGATTTCTGCCGGGATGCCACATCTCTTCGGTCAGGAAACCCGTCTGGACTCGAGACTCTCCCGGCTGCAAACCTCCAATGGTGCAGGAACGACCAGTGCCAACGCACTTGATCTTGCCAACATTCTCGGGGCGTCCACCAAAAACGACTTTGATGGAAGCGGAGAGACAACCCGCAGTGGAAAGCTGAGCGGCAAGATGACGGCGATTGTGACGGAGGTCCTCCCGAACGGCAATCTGAAAATCCGGGGCAGACGTCTGGTCACGGTAAACGGGGAGGAACAGATTATGGTCCTGACCGGGACGGTCCGTCCCGATGATATCAGTGCGCAGAACATCATCCTGTCCACGTTTATTGCGGATGCCAGTATTTCCTATTACGGCATGGGAGTCGTGGGGGATAAACAGCGGCCTGGGTGGCTGGCCCGGGGATTCGACAAGTTCTGGCCCTTCTGA
- the flgA gene encoding flagellar basal body P-ring formation protein FlgA, with the protein MKRPVQMVLYSFLLLILADGAVGAKMNITLQKRVHVRKTVLYLQEIARVHMDPGTVVPDLGSLEIGPAPLPGKKIIITRSRLLLLLKSRKIRARDVHFSGAEQTVILRDAQTVTARQIRRVVKQYLVKEIPWRSNEVEIGRITGPRDLLLPAGKIAWQVISQPHTDFLGTTPLQVILETAGEKKQIWVNADIRVYVPVVTARHPIARMSQIDANDVVVERRNLAGMNSDYFSSVKDIVGTRSRSFIRAGEPIRKNEVEIPPVVRRGDLVTMQVENNLFRIIARGKVLENGIPGAVIRVQNIASKKEVYGKVIDGSTVRIETW; encoded by the coding sequence ATGAAACGACCGGTGCAGATGGTTCTTTACAGTTTTCTTCTCTTGATTCTTGCTGACGGGGCGGTCGGTGCAAAGATGAACATTACTCTGCAAAAGCGTGTTCATGTGCGAAAGACAGTCCTCTATCTTCAGGAGATTGCCCGGGTCCATATGGATCCCGGCACCGTCGTTCCCGACCTTGGGAGCCTGGAAATCGGTCCTGCACCGCTTCCCGGGAAAAAAATCATCATCACACGGTCTCGCCTTCTGCTGCTCCTCAAATCTCGGAAGATCCGGGCCCGCGACGTACATTTTTCCGGTGCGGAACAGACCGTCATCCTCCGAGATGCACAGACCGTTACGGCCAGGCAGATCCGCCGGGTGGTCAAACAATACCTTGTGAAAGAAATTCCCTGGAGATCGAACGAGGTCGAAATCGGCCGGATTACGGGGCCTCGTGATCTGCTTCTGCCCGCTGGCAAGATTGCCTGGCAGGTGATTTCCCAACCGCATACGGATTTTCTCGGGACCACACCTCTACAGGTGATCCTTGAGACGGCGGGGGAAAAGAAACAGATTTGGGTGAACGCCGATATCCGGGTTTATGTACCGGTCGTGACGGCACGCCATCCCATTGCCCGAATGAGCCAGATTGATGCAAATGATGTTGTTGTGGAACGACGGAATCTGGCCGGCATGAACTCGGATTATTTTTCCTCCGTCAAGGACATTGTCGGAACCCGAAGCCGGAGTTTTATCCGGGCCGGGGAACCGATTCGTAAAAACGAGGTCGAGATTCCTCCGGTGGTCCGGCGGGGCGATCTGGTCACCATGCAAGTCGAGAACAATCTGTTCAGGATTATTGCACGGGGAAAGGTGCTGGAAAACGGAATTCCAGGCGCCGTGATACGGGTTCAGAACATTGCCTCCAAGAAGGAAGTCTACGGCAAGGTGATTGACGGCAGCACGGTGCGGATCGAGACATGGTAG
- the flgG gene encoding flagellar basal-body rod protein FlgG encodes MIRALWTAASGMEAQQLNIDVIANNLANVNTTGFKRSRADFQDLLYQTLREAGASSSSSTIYPTGMQIGLGTRNAAIQKIFQQGEFQQTQNPLDFAIEGRGFFQILQPNGETGYSRAGSFKQDEQGRLVTSDGFPLVPQITIPADTLNITVGSDGTVSVMQAGQNASTQVGQIQLVSFANPSGLKSIGRNLYTETASSGSPTTGTPGENGVGTLAQGFLELSNVNISEELINMIVGQRAYEINSKAIQTADEMMQTANNTKR; translated from the coding sequence ATGATCCGTGCATTATGGACGGCTGCGTCCGGAATGGAAGCCCAGCAACTGAATATCGATGTGATCGCGAATAACCTGGCGAATGTCAACACCACGGGATTCAAGCGCAGCCGGGCGGATTTTCAGGATCTTCTCTATCAGACCCTCCGTGAGGCCGGAGCGAGTTCTTCCAGCAGTACCATCTATCCGACCGGGATGCAGATCGGTCTCGGCACCCGAAATGCCGCCATACAGAAGATTTTTCAACAGGGCGAATTCCAGCAGACCCAGAACCCGCTGGATTTTGCCATTGAAGGGCGTGGATTTTTCCAGATCCTCCAGCCGAACGGTGAGACCGGGTACAGTCGTGCCGGTTCTTTCAAGCAGGATGAACAGGGGCGTCTCGTGACATCCGATGGCTTTCCGCTGGTTCCGCAGATTACGATTCCCGCAGATACTTTGAATATTACCGTCGGATCGGATGGAACGGTATCCGTGATGCAGGCGGGACAAAACGCATCGACCCAGGTGGGTCAGATACAGCTTGTATCCTTTGCCAACCCCTCCGGACTGAAAAGTATCGGAAGGAATCTTTATACAGAGACCGCCTCCTCCGGTAGCCCGACAACGGGGACACCCGGTGAGAACGGGGTCGGGACGCTCGCACAGGGGTTTCTGGAACTTTCCAACGTGAACATCAGTGAGGAACTAATCAATATGATCGTCGGCCAGCGGGCCTACGAGATCAACTCCAAAGCGATTCAGACAGCCGATGAAATGATGCAGACTGCCAACAATACCAAGAGGTAA
- the flgF gene encoding flagellar basal-body rod protein FlgF, with protein MSNQGGFYAAVSGGMAQEKRLEILTNNLANINTDGYKKDVLSFRSFLNNAQSARGETDLVGISDFRTDFSQGKIVKTGNTFDLALSGNGFFEIDTPQGVRYTRQGDFTLNSDNQLVTADGDPVSGSSGPLVIDGAHVTIGTDGEVTVDQSSVGQVKVVSFADTSKLEKAGAGLFINNGGPGNLTQDLNVSVRQGYVEKSNVNMVEEMLQLIDVSRSYESYQKVIQSMDDASKAVTSELGRG; from the coding sequence ATGTCCAACCAGGGTGGTTTTTATGCAGCCGTATCGGGCGGAATGGCTCAGGAAAAGCGGCTGGAGATTCTGACGAATAACCTGGCCAATATCAACACGGATGGTTACAAGAAAGATGTTCTCTCCTTCCGGTCTTTTCTGAATAATGCCCAGAGTGCCCGCGGCGAGACCGATCTGGTGGGAATTTCCGATTTTCGTACCGACTTCAGTCAGGGAAAAATCGTGAAGACAGGGAACACCTTCGATCTGGCCCTGAGCGGGAATGGCTTCTTTGAAATTGATACGCCTCAAGGGGTCCGTTATACCCGGCAGGGAGACTTCACGTTGAATTCCGACAACCAGCTTGTTACGGCCGATGGGGACCCGGTCTCCGGTTCCAGTGGTCCTCTTGTGATCGATGGGGCGCATGTGACGATCGGCACGGATGGAGAGGTCACGGTCGATCAGTCCTCGGTGGGACAGGTAAAAGTGGTTTCCTTTGCCGATACGTCGAAGCTGGAAAAAGCCGGGGCCGGACTCTTCATCAACAACGGCGGTCCGGGGAATCTTACACAGGATCTGAACGTGAGTGTTCGGCAGGGCTATGTTGAAAAATCGAATGTCAATATGGTTGAAGAGATGCTGCAGTTAATTGATGTCTCCCGTTCTTATGAATCCTATCAGAAGGTGATCCAGTCAATGGACGATGCGTCCAAGGCGGTCACATCGGAATTGGGAAGAGGGTAG